In one Methanobrevibacter arboriphilus genomic region, the following are encoded:
- the ilvD gene encoding dihydroxy-acid dehydratase codes for MKSDSIKKGIERAPHRSLLRACGLKDDDFEKPFIGIANSFTDIVPGHIHLKELVEEVKKGIIDAGGVPFEFNTMAICDGIAMNHEGMKYSLPSREIVANTVESVAMGHSLDGLVLIPSCDKVVPGMLMAALRLDIPSIVVTGGPMVPGKFKGENADLITVYEAVGEVSNGEMSEDELYELECSACPGAGSCSGLFTANTMACVTETLGMSLPMCATTLALDENKLKIAKNSGKRIVEMINENLTPSKIVTQESFENALAIDMALGGSSNTALHIPAIASEFEDRGIQVDLELFDKVSKFVPHIASMSPAGKDTMLDLHEAGGIPGVLKTIESKIHTDSITCNGKTIKENIENVEVKNTGVIRPIKNPVHDEGGIAILKGNLAPNGSVIKQAAVEDDMMYHKGPAKVFNSEEESVEAIFNGKIVEGDIVVIRCEGPRGGPGMREMLNPTSAIMGLGIKNVALITDGRFSGGTRGPCVGHVSPEAMSGGPIGGLIDGDLIEIDIKNRKINVDLSDDEIKERIANSNLPKRKIKGWLNIYQKSVSSADKGAILR; via the coding sequence ATGAAAAGCGATAGTATAAAAAAAGGAATTGAAAGAGCCCCACATAGATCTCTTCTTCGAGCTTGTGGCCTTAAAGATGATGATTTTGAAAAACCATTTATTGGAATAGCTAATAGTTTCACTGATATTGTTCCAGGTCATATTCACTTAAAAGAATTAGTTGAAGAAGTAAAAAAGGGAATTATTGATGCTGGTGGTGTTCCTTTTGAATTTAATACAATGGCTATTTGTGATGGAATAGCTATGAATCATGAAGGAATGAAATATTCTCTTCCTTCTCGTGAAATAGTAGCTAATACTGTTGAAAGTGTAGCTATGGGCCATAGTCTTGATGGGCTTGTTCTTATTCCAAGTTGTGATAAAGTTGTTCCTGGAATGTTAATGGCTGCTTTAAGATTAGATATTCCTTCTATTGTCGTGACTGGTGGGCCTATGGTTCCAGGAAAATTTAAGGGAGAAAATGCAGATTTAATCACTGTTTATGAAGCTGTTGGAGAAGTATCTAATGGTGAAATGAGTGAAGATGAGCTATATGAACTTGAATGTAGTGCTTGTCCTGGTGCTGGTTCTTGTTCAGGATTGTTCACTGCTAATACTATGGCTTGTGTAACAGAAACTCTTGGTATGAGTTTACCTATGTGTGCTACAACTCTTGCCCTTGATGAAAATAAGTTAAAAATAGCTAAAAATTCTGGTAAACGTATTGTTGAAATGATAAATGAAAATTTAACTCCTTCTAAGATCGTTACACAGGAATCTTTTGAAAATGCCTTAGCTATCGATATGGCTTTAGGTGGATCAAGTAATACTGCTTTACATATTCCTGCAATAGCTAGCGAATTTGAAGATAGGGGTATTCAAGTTGATCTTGAATTATTTGATAAAGTAAGTAAGTTTGTTCCACATATTGCTTCTATGAGCCCTGCTGGTAAAGATACAATGTTAGATCTTCATGAAGCAGGAGGAATTCCTGGTGTTTTAAAAACTATTGAAAGCAAAATACACACGGATTCAATTACTTGTAATGGTAAAACTATAAAAGAAAATATTGAAAACGTGGAAGTTAAAAATACTGGTGTAATAAGGCCAATTAAAAATCCTGTTCATGATGAAGGAGGAATAGCTATTTTAAAGGGTAACTTAGCTCCTAATGGTTCAGTTATAAAACAAGCTGCTGTTGAAGATGACATGATGTATCATAAAGGTCCTGCAAAGGTTTTCAATAGTGAAGAGGAATCAGTTGAAGCAATTTTCAATGGAAAGATCGTTGAAGGAGACATTGTTGTTATACGTTGTGAAGGTCCTAGGGGTGGTCCTGGAATGAGAGAAATGCTTAATCCAACTTCTGCTATAATGGGTCTTGGAATAAAGAATGTTGCTCTTATTACTGATGGTAGATTTTCAGGAGGAACTCGTGGACCTTGTGTAGGTCATGTTTCTCCAGAAGCTATGAGTGGTGGACCTATTGGTGGATTAATCGATGGAGATTTAATCGAAATAGATATTAAAAATAGGAAGATTAATGTAGATTTATCAGATGATGAAATTAAAGAAAGAATAGCTAATTCAAACCTTCCAAAAAGGAAAATTAAAGGTTGGTTAAATATATATC
- a CDS encoding cupin domain-containing protein, protein MEDIKSKPIKIDSLAEYQDESVVSREIIKKEVGTVTIFAFDKGQGLSEHSAPFDAMVQIVDGVAEITISGNKNIVKKGELIIMPANEPHALFANEPFKMVLTMIKSEK, encoded by the coding sequence ATGGAAGACATAAAAAGTAAGCCGATTAAGATAGATAGCTTAGCAGAATATCAGGATGAATCTGTTGTAAGTCGTGAAATTATCAAAAAAGAAGTTGGGACTGTAACAATTTTTGCTTTTGATAAAGGACAAGGATTAAGTGAGCATAGTGCTCCTTTTGATGCAATGGTTCAAATTGTAGATGGTGTCGCTGAGATAACAATTTCTGGAAATAAAAACATTGTTAAAAAAGGTGAACTTATTATAATGCCTGCAAATGAACCTCATGCTTTATTTGCAAATGAACCATTTAAAATGGTTTTAACAATGATAAAATCAGAAAAATAA
- the hcp gene encoding hydroxylamine reductase translates to MAYKPLDMFCYQCSQTAKGTGCDVRGVCGKVPTVARLQDNLIFSIKGISAYNYQANELGYKDESIDEFLTKGMYSTLTNVNFDVEDLIKLGLDAGEANIKVMRLLKKAHIETYGEPEPQVVEVGSKKGPGILVTGHDMKAIEELLKQTEGTGINVYTHSEMLPAHGYPELKKYKHLAGQLGGPWFDQKKTFSKYNVAILATSNCVLLPKDDYSDRIFTSGVAKLPGIMQIENYDFTPVINKALELGDLEEEENKPTVTTGFGVSTILSLADKIKELVEAGKIRRFFLVGGCDSPLPQARYYREFVEKLPEDTVVLTLACGKYRFNDLDLGDIEGVPRIIDVGQCNDAIVAVDVALALSDLFDLELNDLPLTIVLSWMEQKAVAIFWSLLYLNKKDMLLGPILPAWVNDDIADFLVNNYNLTPIGDPEEDIKRILG, encoded by the coding sequence ATGGCATATAAACCACTTGATATGTTTTGTTACCAATGTTCTCAAACAGCCAAAGGAACTGGTTGTGATGTAAGAGGAGTTTGTGGAAAAGTTCCAACAGTAGCTAGGTTACAAGATAACCTTATTTTTTCCATAAAAGGAATCAGTGCATATAATTATCAAGCAAATGAATTAGGATATAAAGATGAGAGTATTGATGAATTTTTAACTAAAGGAATGTATAGTACTCTTACAAATGTAAACTTTGATGTTGAAGATTTAATCAAGTTAGGTCTTGATGCTGGTGAAGCTAATATAAAAGTAATGAGACTGCTTAAAAAAGCTCATATTGAAACCTATGGAGAACCAGAACCACAAGTTGTTGAAGTTGGATCTAAAAAAGGACCTGGTATTTTAGTCACTGGACATGACATGAAAGCTATTGAAGAACTTTTAAAACAGACTGAAGGAACTGGAATCAATGTTTATACTCATAGTGAAATGCTTCCAGCACATGGATATCCTGAACTTAAAAAATATAAACATTTAGCTGGTCAACTTGGAGGACCATGGTTTGATCAAAAGAAAACCTTTTCAAAGTATAATGTAGCTATTTTAGCCACTTCTAATTGTGTTTTACTACCAAAAGATGATTATAGTGATCGTATTTTCACTAGTGGTGTAGCTAAATTACCTGGAATCATGCAAATTGAAAATTATGACTTTACTCCAGTTATTAATAAAGCTCTTGAACTTGGAGATCTTGAAGAAGAAGAAAATAAACCAACCGTAACTACTGGATTTGGTGTATCAACTATTCTTTCATTGGCTGATAAAATTAAGGAACTTGTTGAAGCTGGAAAAATTAGAAGATTCTTCTTAGTAGGAGGATGTGACAGCCCACTTCCACAAGCTAGATACTACAGAGAGTTTGTAGAAAAACTACCTGAAGATACTGTAGTATTAACTCTTGCATGTGGTAAATATAGATTCAATGATTTAGATCTTGGTGATATTGAAGGTGTTCCACGTATTATAGATGTTGGGCAATGTAATGATGCTATTGTGGCTGTTGATGTAGCTCTTGCACTATCTGACTTGTTTGATCTAGAATTAAATGATCTTCCTTTAACAATTGTCTTAAGTTGGATGGAACAAAAGGCAGTAGCTATATTCTGGAGTTTGCTATATTTAAATAAAAAAGACATGCTTTTAGGTCCAATTTTACCTGCATGGGTAAATGATGATATAGCTGATTTCTTAGTTAATAATTACAATTTAACACCAATCGGAGATCCAGAAGAAGATATTAAAAGAATATTAGGTTAA
- a CDS encoding TrmB family transcriptional regulator, with product MKNKTISSLKMFGLSTYESMVYLSMTYMISGTATEISLNSNVPRTKIYDVLKSLSNKGFIEIERGRPLKYHIVPPSDVFRRYKQKLLDELEETEMNLSYAYESQLSKIPAPIWLIHGTDRIIKKELEIISRAKSTVSIRMGFLFEGESKFLKDKFKSLLKKGIEINILAAEYCYIDDKKIDVLAEFQDCGVNILKADIPFVKLIIRDGTEMIHIFSKFSGKKKNVVSSSAIGVWNQYEDIAKNYDDRFFNILNKKMKKN from the coding sequence ATGAAAAATAAAACTATTAGTTCACTTAAAATGTTTGGCTTATCTACTTATGAGTCTATGGTATATTTATCAATGACTTATATGATTTCTGGAACAGCAACTGAAATTAGCCTTAATTCTAATGTTCCAAGAACCAAAATTTATGATGTGCTAAAATCATTATCAAACAAAGGATTTATCGAGATTGAACGGGGAAGACCATTAAAATATCATATTGTACCCCCTTCAGATGTTTTTCGTAGATATAAACAAAAATTACTAGATGAACTTGAAGAAACCGAAATGAATCTTAGTTATGCTTATGAAAGTCAGCTTTCTAAAATACCAGCACCAATTTGGCTAATTCATGGTACTGATAGAATTATTAAAAAAGAACTTGAGATTATTTCAAGAGCTAAATCTACAGTTTCTATCCGTATGGGCTTTTTATTTGAAGGAGAGTCAAAATTTTTAAAAGATAAATTCAAAAGTCTTTTAAAAAAGGGAATTGAAATAAACATTTTAGCTGCTGAGTACTGTTATATTGATGATAAAAAAATCGATGTTTTAGCTGAATTTCAAGATTGTGGTGTTAATATTTTAAAAGCAGATATTCCTTTTGTTAAATTAATCATTAGGGATGGTACTGAGATGATTCATATTTTTTCTAAATTTTCTGGTAAAAAGAAGAATGTTGTATCTAGTTCTGCTATTGGAGTGTGGAATCAATATGAAGATATAGCTAAAAATTATGACGATCGCTTTTTTAATATATTAAATAAAAAAATGAAAAAGAATTAA
- a CDS encoding threonine--tRNA ligase, translated as MQVLLIHSDYLKYKTKNKTPIAEEIEKDKEEGVFNEALVVFTAVEKVDEKNPAGVVNNLINEIKSTNDQVNAERIVLYPYAHLSSSLSSPKIAIEILKMAEKELSVRGFEVSRVPFGWYKSFEISCKGHPLSELSRSIDAVDISADGIGEEESEPSKFYILEDSILEDAEKYKYEKKSDLEKLAKYELGTGKSKDVEPPHVRLMKEKELADYESAADIGHLKWYPKGRVIRDLLSDYVYDLVVERGAMPIETPVMYDLANDAIREHAEKFGERQYKIQTKKELMLRFACCFGAFRVLADSFLTWKNLPARVYELSTYSFRFEKRGEVVGLKRLRGFTMPDMHSICADMSQSLIEFENQVDMCIQTGKDFEVNYEVIFRATKDFYEENQDWMYETAKKLNKPVILEILPERKHYWVCKMDFAAMDYLGRPIENPTVQIDVESGKRFDISYLNENEKEDYPIILHCSPTGSIERVICSLLEKTAIEINEKPPMLPVWLSPIQVRVIPVGEKHLEYANQVADEIAFNNIRVDVDDRDERVGKKIRNAATDWVPYTIVIGDKEVETNVFNVTIRETKNNCDIELDEVIYQILSKTMEKPFRKLPIPRNLSERINFK; from the coding sequence ATGCAAGTATTACTAATACACTCTGATTATTTAAAGTATAAAACAAAAAATAAGACTCCAATAGCTGAAGAAATAGAAAAAGATAAAGAAGAAGGTGTTTTTAACGAAGCTTTAGTTGTATTTACAGCTGTTGAAAAAGTAGATGAGAAAAACCCAGCAGGAGTTGTGAATAATTTAATAAACGAGATAAAATCAACTAATGATCAAGTCAATGCAGAAAGAATTGTATTATATCCTTATGCCCATCTATCATCTTCACTCAGTTCTCCAAAAATAGCTATTGAAATATTAAAAATGGCAGAAAAAGAATTATCTGTCCGTGGTTTTGAAGTTTCAAGAGTTCCATTTGGATGGTACAAATCCTTCGAAATATCATGTAAAGGTCATCCATTATCAGAACTTTCAAGATCTATAGATGCTGTTGATATTTCAGCTGATGGAATTGGTGAAGAAGAATCAGAACCTTCTAAATTTTATATATTAGAAGATAGTATTTTAGAAGACGCTGAAAAATATAAATATGAAAAAAAGTCTGATTTAGAAAAATTAGCTAAGTATGAACTTGGGACTGGTAAAAGCAAAGATGTTGAACCTCCACATGTTAGATTAATGAAAGAAAAAGAATTAGCTGATTATGAAAGTGCAGCTGATATTGGGCATTTAAAGTGGTATCCTAAAGGAAGAGTTATCAGAGATTTGTTATCTGATTATGTATATGATCTTGTAGTAGAAAGAGGTGCGATGCCTATTGAAACCCCAGTAATGTATGATTTAGCTAATGATGCAATAAGAGAACATGCAGAGAAATTTGGAGAAAGACAATATAAAATCCAAACCAAAAAAGAATTAATGTTAAGGTTTGCATGTTGTTTTGGGGCATTTAGAGTTTTAGCTGATTCATTTTTAACTTGGAAAAACTTACCAGCAAGAGTATATGAGCTATCCACTTATAGTTTTAGATTTGAAAAAAGAGGAGAAGTAGTAGGTTTAAAAAGGCTTAGAGGATTCACAATGCCTGATATGCATTCAATATGTGCTGATATGAGTCAATCATTAATAGAATTTGAAAATCAGGTTGATATGTGTATCCAAACTGGAAAAGATTTTGAAGTGAATTATGAAGTAATTTTTAGAGCTACAAAAGATTTTTATGAAGAAAATCAAGATTGGATGTATGAAACTGCTAAAAAACTTAATAAACCAGTTATATTAGAGATATTACCAGAAAGAAAACATTATTGGGTTTGTAAAATGGATTTTGCAGCTATGGATTATCTTGGTAGACCTATTGAAAATCCCACAGTCCAAATTGATGTTGAAAGTGGAAAAAGATTTGATATTAGCTATTTAAATGAAAATGAAAAAGAAGATTATCCTATTATTCTTCATTGCAGTCCTACTGGAAGTATTGAAAGGGTTATATGTAGTTTGCTTGAAAAAACAGCCATTGAAATAAATGAAAAGCCTCCAATGTTACCAGTATGGTTATCACCAATTCAAGTTAGAGTGATACCTGTTGGAGAAAAGCATTTAGAGTATGCTAATCAAGTTGCAGATGAAATAGCATTTAATAACATTAGAGTAGATGTTGATGATAGGGATGAACGTGTTGGAAAGAAAATAAGAAATGCAGCTACTGATTGGGTTCCATATACAATTGTCATTGGTGATAAAGAAGTAGAAACAAATGTTTTCAATGTGACTATTCGAGAAACAAAAAATAACTGTGATATAGAGCTTGATGAAGTTATTTATCAAATTTTATCTAAAACAATGGAAAAACCTTTCAGAAAGTTACCTATTCCAAGAAACTTATCTGAAAGAATCAACTTTAAATAG
- a CDS encoding bifunctional 5,6,7,8-tetrahydromethanopterin hydro-lyase/3-hexulose-6-phosphate synthase: protein MYKIGEALVGDGNELAHVDLIIGDKEGPAGTAFANGMTQLSIGHTPLLSVIRPNLMTKPATLIIPKVTVGDLDDASKIFGPAQTAVGRAVADAVEEGLIPKDIAEDIVIMVSVFIHPDAEDYRKIYQYNYGATKLAIRRAMSDYPGINKVLAEKDRGTHPIMGFKVTRLWSPPYVQVALDLDNLDAMEKIISAVPDRERILLEAGTPLIKKFGVGVVSKIRKLRPDAFIIADLKTLDVGRVEIKMAADETADAVAISGLGTIESIEKAIHEAQKQGIYSILDMMNVDNFKEKINKLQDNLKPNIVLLHRNVDLETSMAEKGQDTSDMTEWGNIKEIKKLIGDGLVAVAGGITPEKVDEAIESGADIIVVGRYIIGSRDVRRSAEDFLAHLPQDPDNMRLALDEDEQV, encoded by the coding sequence ATGTATAAAATAGGAGAAGCCCTTGTTGGGGATGGAAACGAATTAGCTCATGTTGATTTAATAATTGGAGATAAAGAAGGTCCTGCAGGAACTGCATTTGCAAATGGAATGACACAATTATCTATTGGACACACACCTCTATTATCTGTTATAAGACCGAATTTAATGACTAAACCAGCAACTTTAATAATTCCAAAAGTTACTGTTGGTGATTTAGATGATGCAAGTAAAATATTTGGACCTGCACAAACTGCTGTTGGAAGAGCTGTTGCTGATGCAGTTGAAGAAGGTCTTATTCCAAAAGATATTGCAGAAGACATTGTAATTATGGTAAGTGTATTTATACATCCTGATGCTGAAGATTACAGAAAAATATATCAATACAATTATGGAGCTACTAAATTAGCTATTAGAAGAGCAATGTCTGATTATCCAGGAATTAATAAAGTATTAGCTGAAAAAGACAGAGGAACACACCCTATTATGGGATTCAAAGTTACAAGACTATGGTCTCCTCCTTATGTTCAAGTTGCACTTGATCTCGATAATCTCGATGCAATGGAAAAAATTATCTCTGCAGTTCCAGATAGAGAAAGAATATTACTTGAAGCTGGAACACCACTGATTAAGAAGTTTGGTGTTGGAGTAGTAAGTAAAATAAGAAAACTTAGACCTGATGCATTCATTATTGCTGATTTAAAAACTTTAGATGTTGGTCGTGTTGAGATTAAAATGGCAGCTGATGAAACAGCTGATGCAGTAGCTATTTCTGGACTTGGAACAATTGAATCCATTGAAAAAGCTATTCATGAAGCTCAAAAACAAGGAATATATTCAATCCTTGATATGATGAATGTTGATAACTTTAAAGAAAAAATTAATAAACTACAAGATAATCTTAAACCAAACATTGTTTTATTACATAGAAATGTTGATCTTGAAACTTCAATGGCTGAAAAAGGTCAAGATACTAGTGACATGACTGAATGGGGTAATATCAAAGAAATTAAAAAATTAATTGGTGATGGTCTAGTTGCTGTTGCTGGTGGAATAACTCCTGAAAAAGTTGATGAAGCTATTGAATCTGGAGCAGACATAATTGTTGTTGGAAGATATATAATTGGTTCAAGGGATGTTAGAAGATCTGCAGAAGATTTCTTAGCTCACTTACCTCAAGATCCTGACAATATGAGATTAGCTCTTGATGAGGACGAACAAGTATAA
- a CDS encoding ParA family protein, whose amino-acid sequence MGETIAIINQKGGCGKTTTAVNLAASLATLGKSVLLVDMDPQGNATTSFGINKQELKNTVYAAISGQVSVKKAIIPTIVENLFILPSNISLSGVEVELSKLDNYHLVLKELLSPIVDIFDYIIIDLPPSLGVITINGLVASDSLIIPIQAEYFALEGLADLTNTINLVEERLRSPSPIKGIVLTLYDSRTRLGKEVYSELKKYFGDKENIFKTVISRNIRLAEAPSYGMPCIAYDEESRGARSYLKLAKEILSLESDGG is encoded by the coding sequence ATGGGAGAAACAATAGCAATAATAAACCAAAAAGGTGGTTGTGGTAAAACAACCACAGCAGTTAACTTGGCTGCATCACTTGCAACATTAGGTAAATCAGTGCTACTTGTTGACATGGATCCACAAGGAAACGCAACTACAAGTTTTGGAATAAACAAACAAGAGCTAAAAAATACAGTTTATGCAGCAATAAGTGGTCAGGTAAGTGTGAAAAAAGCTATTATTCCAACAATTGTTGAAAACTTATTCATCCTCCCCAGTAATATTTCACTAAGTGGAGTAGAAGTTGAATTAAGCAAACTAGATAATTATCACTTAGTTTTGAAAGAATTATTATCACCAATAGTAGACATTTTTGACTATATAATTATAGACCTTCCTCCATCATTAGGAGTGATAACAATTAATGGTCTTGTAGCAAGTGATAGTTTAATAATACCAATACAAGCAGAATACTTCGCATTGGAAGGGCTAGCTGATTTAACAAATACAATTAATCTTGTAGAAGAACGTTTAAGAAGTCCTTCACCAATCAAAGGAATCGTGTTAACATTATATGACTCTAGAACACGACTTGGAAAAGAAGTATATAGTGAGCTAAAAAAATATTTTGGAGATAAAGAAAACATATTTAAAACAGTGATTTCAAGAAATATACGTTTAGCTGAAGCTCCAAGTTATGGTATGCCTTGTATAGCATATGATGAAGAAAGTAGAGGTGCAAGATCTTATTTAAAATTAGCTAAAGAAATATTAAGTTTAGAGAGTGATGGGGGTTAA
- a CDS encoding AAA family ATPase has protein sequence MVDNKKNKRGLGRGLDSLIPKIDDEEDEKNKNSSITLEDILSSSDDEKEEKKTEEKTEEKFEEITEENNEEQDEENIEEKTQEIKVNDDENKQLNETETEISLRSEIKETSNDIADEKEKKLIETAQRKDKEESKKDEEEIEENKEITVKEIGKNIEEDMIEEKENKIQNKDIDSKTAEIEEENQLSDYEIDSIEEVKEIIEKNPRITLWSAKSSAVFRYLRKTKPEFSISKEASKLIDEAVSEKYPEIWKLFDDI, from the coding sequence ATGGTAGATAATAAAAAAAACAAAAGAGGATTGGGAAGAGGTTTAGACTCATTAATACCAAAAATAGACGATGAAGAAGATGAAAAAAATAAAAATTCTTCAATTACATTGGAAGATATTCTTTCTAGCTCAGATGATGAAAAAGAAGAAAAAAAAACTGAAGAAAAAACTGAAGAAAAATTTGAAGAAATAACTGAAGAAAATAATGAAGAACAGGATGAAGAAAATATTGAGGAAAAAACTCAAGAAATAAAAGTTAATGATGATGAAAATAAACAATTAAATGAAACAGAAACTGAAATCTCCTTAAGGTCTGAAATAAAGGAAACATCAAATGATATTGCAGATGAAAAAGAAAAAAAATTAATTGAAACAGCACAAAGGAAAGATAAAGAAGAAAGTAAAAAAGATGAGGAGGAAATAGAGGAAAATAAAGAAATAACAGTGAAAGAAATTGGAAAAAATATTGAAGAAGATATGATTGAAGAAAAAGAAAATAAAATCCAAAATAAAGATATTGATTCAAAAACAGCTGAAATTGAAGAGGAAAATCAATTAAGCGATTATGAAATAGATAGTATAGAAGAAGTAAAAGAAATAATTGAAAAAAACCCTAGAATCACTCTATGGTCCGCTAAATCAAGTGCAGTATTTAGATATTTAAGGAAAACTAAGCCAGAATTTAGTATAAGTAAAGAAGCCTCAAAATTAATAGATGAAGCTGTTTCAGAAAAATATCCTGAAATATGGAAATTATTTGATGATATTTAA